In Artemia franciscana chromosome 4, ASM3288406v1, whole genome shotgun sequence, a single window of DNA contains:
- the LOC136026036 gene encoding protein-lysine N-methyltransferase EEF2KMT-like isoform X1 yields the protein MNNEVFNNLKKLSLVYFSGQFPASKILEESRVNFDKLSCESCLKFQKKVFELTIKHPLHSCYSPANEYVRIFLRSIIKEIEARNWEASDELLELYGYYVSQPAGQDYCYRTYMFSDVINVTLLESTSIISNGSTGLRTWPAAFNLYEWLAENSGFLEGKKVIELGSGIGFLGITILKAGFHLAGYTFSDCHPTVLSLLETNFLLNHPQDKDLETERKESFHKFVSQDCNDDRRKEAGTVSRSMNWCEREYFWQRNSKVNYMSGETDVKIVKIDWTNLLYHQFCDLQPEVLIATDVVYDVTIIGPFLRVIRYFMDLSVQYAIVSCVVRNEDTLQSFLASIRANGLRHEELKERVNQLFAYDASQKVVTIKITA from the exons gaatcaagagtcaattttgacaaactttCTTGCGAATCCTGTCTGAAGTTTCAGAAGAAGGTATTTGAACTAACTATAAAACATCCATTACACAGCTGCTATTCACCAGCAAATGAATACGTCAGAATCTTTTTAAGGTCAATAATTAAGGAG ATTGAAGCAAGGAATTGGGAAGCCAGTGATGAACTGCTAGAACTATACGGGTACTACGTATCTCAGCCTGCTGGTCAAGACTATTGCTATAGAACATATATGTTCAGTGATGTTATAAACGTGACGCTGTTGGAAAGCACGAGCATTATTAGTAACGGTAGTACAGGACTTCGAACTTGGCCA GCTGCGTTCAATTTGTATGAGTGGCTAGCTGAAAATTCTGGATTCCTAGAAGGAAAAAAAGTTATAGAACTTGGCTCTGGAATCGGATTTCTTGGGATCACAATTTTGAAAGCTGGCTTCCACCTCGCTGGATACACATTCTCTGACTGCCATCCTACTGTTCTCTCCTTGTTGGAAACTAACTTCTTGCTTAACCATCCACAAGACAAGGATCTGGAGACAGAGAGAAAAGAATCGTTTCATAAATTTGTTTCCCAAG ATTGTAATGATGACAGAAGAAAAGAAGCTGGAACTGTTAGCAGATCTATGAATTGGTGCGAAAGGGAATATTTCTGGCAGAGAAATTCTAAGGTTAATTATATGAGTGGAGAAACTGACGTcaaaatcgtgaaaattgattGGACAAATCTCTTGTATCACCAGTTTTGTGATTTACAACCCGAGGTTCTGATTGCTacag ATGTTGTTTATGACGTAACAATCATTGgaccttttttaagagtaattCGATATTTTATGGATTTGTCTGTGCAGTATGCCATTGTTTCATGTGTTGTGCGAAATGAAGATACTCTACAATCCTTCCTGGCATCTATAA gaGCAAATGGTTTGCGGCATGAAGAGCTAAAGGAACGAGTTAACCAACTATTTGCTTATGATGCGAGTCAAAAAGttgttactattaaaataacAGCATGA
- the LOC136026036 gene encoding protein-lysine N-methyltransferase EEF2KMT-like isoform X2 yields MNNEVFNNLKKLSLVYFSGQFPASKILEESRVNFDKLSCESCLKFQKKVFELTIKHPLHSCYSPANEYVRIFLRSIIKEIEARNWEASDELLELYGYYVSQPAGQDYCYRTYMFSDVINVTLLESTSIISNGSTGLRTWPAAFNLYEWLAENSGFLEGKKVIELGSGIGFLGITILKAGFHLAGYTFSDCHPTVLSLLETNFLLNHPQDKDLETERKESFHKFVSQDCNDDRRKEAGTVSRSMNWCEREYFWQRNSKVNYMSGETDVKIVKIDWTNLLYHQFCDLQPEVLIATGANGLRHEELKERVNQLFAYDASQKVVTIKITA; encoded by the exons gaatcaagagtcaattttgacaaactttCTTGCGAATCCTGTCTGAAGTTTCAGAAGAAGGTATTTGAACTAACTATAAAACATCCATTACACAGCTGCTATTCACCAGCAAATGAATACGTCAGAATCTTTTTAAGGTCAATAATTAAGGAG ATTGAAGCAAGGAATTGGGAAGCCAGTGATGAACTGCTAGAACTATACGGGTACTACGTATCTCAGCCTGCTGGTCAAGACTATTGCTATAGAACATATATGTTCAGTGATGTTATAAACGTGACGCTGTTGGAAAGCACGAGCATTATTAGTAACGGTAGTACAGGACTTCGAACTTGGCCA GCTGCGTTCAATTTGTATGAGTGGCTAGCTGAAAATTCTGGATTCCTAGAAGGAAAAAAAGTTATAGAACTTGGCTCTGGAATCGGATTTCTTGGGATCACAATTTTGAAAGCTGGCTTCCACCTCGCTGGATACACATTCTCTGACTGCCATCCTACTGTTCTCTCCTTGTTGGAAACTAACTTCTTGCTTAACCATCCACAAGACAAGGATCTGGAGACAGAGAGAAAAGAATCGTTTCATAAATTTGTTTCCCAAG ATTGTAATGATGACAGAAGAAAAGAAGCTGGAACTGTTAGCAGATCTATGAATTGGTGCGAAAGGGAATATTTCTGGCAGAGAAATTCTAAGGTTAATTATATGAGTGGAGAAACTGACGTcaaaatcgtgaaaattgattGGACAAATCTCTTGTATCACCAGTTTTGTGATTTACAACCCGAGGTTCTGATTGCTacag gaGCAAATGGTTTGCGGCATGAAGAGCTAAAGGAACGAGTTAACCAACTATTTGCTTATGATGCGAGTCAAAAAGttgttactattaaaataacAGCATGA